In Halorubrum sp. PV6, a single window of DNA contains:
- a CDS encoding site-specific integrase, giving the protein MSLGAESGDGLRPIPPRSAVDRFLSKRETDSTEQTLRSYRDRLMRLVRWLEAEEILNINDVDGRTLQEYLAHRQESCNKTTLNNEFGTLKKFFEFLVAIEATEPEMPDKVQLLKPTATADEQTNTEKIAPARAREILAHLERFEYASRDHVVMLLMWRFAFRYSDLRAIDLRDLSLDGDLKEERLREIGEEPENLPDEIGPHLYMVSRPESGTRLKNHLKSQRVVSLTAEEVQVLRDYIETKRIDKTDDAGREPLVTTVQGRPTDASVRRWMYMMTQPCLIGGCPHDRDTDDCEFLEHGHESGCPSTHSPHRIRTGAISNMREQGISVEDVAERVDATPETVRQHYDFSAEMKRLENRRTQFEDLQ; this is encoded by the coding sequence GTGAGCCTCGGCGCCGAAAGCGGGGACGGGCTCCGTCCGATACCGCCCCGGTCGGCGGTCGACCGCTTCCTCTCGAAGCGGGAAACGGACAGCACCGAGCAGACGCTCCGGAGCTACCGCGACCGCCTGATGCGCCTCGTGCGCTGGCTCGAAGCCGAGGAGATCCTGAACATCAACGACGTCGACGGCCGGACGCTCCAGGAGTACCTCGCACACCGACAGGAGTCGTGTAACAAGACGACGCTGAACAACGAGTTCGGGACGCTCAAGAAGTTCTTCGAGTTCCTGGTCGCGATCGAAGCGACCGAGCCGGAGATGCCCGACAAGGTCCAACTGCTCAAGCCGACGGCGACGGCCGACGAGCAGACCAACACGGAGAAGATCGCCCCGGCTCGGGCTCGGGAGATCCTCGCGCATCTGGAGCGCTTCGAGTACGCGAGCCGCGACCACGTCGTCATGCTCCTGATGTGGCGCTTCGCGTTCCGCTACAGCGACCTCCGAGCGATCGACCTCCGAGACCTCTCGCTCGACGGCGATCTCAAGGAAGAGCGCCTGCGGGAGATCGGCGAGGAGCCGGAGAACCTCCCCGACGAGATCGGCCCGCACCTGTACATGGTGAGCCGCCCGGAGTCCGGAACGCGGCTCAAGAACCACCTGAAGAGCCAGCGCGTCGTCTCGCTCACGGCTGAGGAGGTTCAGGTACTCCGCGACTACATCGAGACGAAGCGGATCGACAAGACCGACGACGCGGGCCGCGAGCCGCTCGTGACGACGGTTCAGGGGCGCCCGACGGACGCGAGTGTCCGCCGGTGGATGTACATGATGACACAGCCCTGCCTGATCGGCGGCTGTCCCCACGACCGCGACACGGACGATTGCGAGTTCTTGGAACACGGCCACGAGAGCGGCTGTCCGTCGACCCACTCGCCCCACCGCATCCGGACGGGGGCGATATCCAACATGCGGGAGCAGGGGATCTCGGTCGAGGACGTGGCCGAACGCGTCGACGCGACGCCGGAGACCGTGCGGCAGCACTACGACTTCAGTGCGGAGATGAAACGCTTAGAGAACCGACGCACACAGTTTGAGGATTTACAATGA